The proteins below come from a single Streptomyces tubercidicus genomic window:
- a CDS encoding DNA polymerase III subunit delta', producing the protein MAVWDDVVGQDRVTAQLAAAARDADALVSAERAGQSGPAGQSGQDPALGEPPSPPSADPGGASQMTHAWLFTGPPGSGRSTAARAFAAALQCVSPDRALGGAPGCGFCDGCHTALIGTHADVEIVRTDLLSIGVKETRDLVRRSSLSPSGGRWQVIVLEDADRLTEGAGNVLLKAVEEPAPRTVWLLCAPSVEDVLPTIRSRCRLLSLRTPPVDAVADVLVRRDGIEPEAAGRAARATQGHIGRARRLATDERARSRRAAVLKLPLRVDDIGGCLKAAQELIDAAGEDAKQVAEEVDTKETEELRAALGAAAGTGGRLPRGTAGAMKELQDKQKRRSTRTQRDSLDLALVDLTGFYRDVLALQMGASVPLANDEVRDSVQRIATASTPDRTLRRIEAVIACREALDRNVAPLLAVEAMTVALRAG; encoded by the coding sequence ATGGCGGTATGGGACGACGTGGTCGGCCAGGACCGGGTGACGGCGCAGCTGGCCGCGGCCGCGCGCGATGCGGATGCCCTCGTCTCGGCGGAGCGGGCGGGGCAGTCGGGGCCGGCGGGGCAGTCGGGGCAGGATCCCGCGCTCGGTGAGCCGCCTTCGCCGCCGTCCGCTGACCCCGGCGGCGCCTCCCAGATGACGCACGCCTGGCTGTTCACGGGCCCGCCCGGCTCCGGCCGCTCCACCGCGGCACGCGCCTTCGCCGCCGCGCTGCAGTGCGTCAGCCCGGACCGCGCCCTCGGCGGCGCCCCCGGCTGCGGCTTCTGCGACGGCTGCCACACCGCCCTGATCGGCACCCATGCCGACGTCGAGATCGTCCGTACGGACCTGCTGTCCATCGGCGTCAAGGAGACCCGTGACCTGGTCCGCCGGTCCTCGCTCTCCCCGTCCGGCGGCCGCTGGCAGGTGATCGTCCTGGAGGACGCCGACCGCCTCACCGAAGGCGCCGGCAATGTCCTCCTCAAGGCCGTCGAGGAGCCCGCGCCCCGTACGGTCTGGCTGCTCTGCGCCCCCTCCGTGGAGGACGTCCTCCCCACCATCCGCTCGCGCTGCCGTCTGCTCTCCCTGCGTACGCCGCCGGTCGACGCGGTCGCCGACGTCCTCGTCCGGCGGGACGGCATCGAGCCGGAGGCCGCCGGCCGGGCCGCCCGCGCCACCCAGGGGCACATCGGCCGGGCCCGCCGCCTGGCCACCGACGAGCGCGCCCGGTCCCGCCGGGCGGCCGTACTCAAACTGCCGCTCCGTGTCGACGACATCGGCGGCTGCCTCAAGGCCGCCCAGGAGCTGATCGACGCCGCGGGGGAGGACGCCAAGCAGGTCGCCGAGGAGGTCGACACCAAGGAGACCGAGGAGCTGCGCGCCGCGCTCGGGGCCGCCGCCGGCACCGGCGGACGGCTGCCGCGCGGGACGGCCGGCGCCATGAAGGAACTCCAGGACAAGCAGAAGCGCCGCTCCACCCGTACCCAGCGCGACAGCCTCGATCTGGCGCTGGTTGACCTCACCGGTTTCTACCGCGACGTCCTCGCCCTCCAGATGGGCGCCTCGGTCCCCCTCGCCAACGACGAGGTCCGCGACAGCGTCCAGCGCATCGCCACCGCCTCCACCCCCGACCGCACCCTCCGCCGGATAGAAGCCGTCATCGCCTGCCGCGAGGCCCTGGACCGCAATGTGGCCCCCCTCCTCGCGGTCGAGGCGATGACGGTGGCCCTCCGGGCGGGCTGA
- the tmk gene encoding dTMP kinase has product MTRAEQPTVVTPTSGALAADSRERAVRALLRFPPMKRLWSAQFVGGIGDALSMLVLVLLALQAALYIPVGGEAVFGGGYRGAALAVTMVFAARMLAMLVFGAVLLGPLSALTAPSGPLDRRWTMIGADVLRLALLVIAPLWIDWTPDNALAWLLVTVFVTGVAERFWTVARESAAPGLLPAPPAEGAAVRPLPDNMDALRRLSLRTTFVSLPIAAAALVVVTLVSKLLGTGIEWFHLHQAALGSYVAAGLFAASVSLLYFIELPGVPTPRPRSPLEGLRRPKAAGAKSGQQAQGEKAENGAARQAPDKGRTGAIPLLVTACAAVAAALAAAVSLAVLHGYDLAGGPATFALLVLALTGGTAVGIRGAQRVLPTLPRRRLLALAVAATGLALLAMGLVPDPTTVLLLGLLAGVSAGIAAHTGHVLLDQESEESRTARTTEHLHAVVRLAIALAAIVAPLLAAVIGPHHLGSGSFNFSYGGAAYTLMLTGALLLPVAALLLGKVDDRQGVPLRNDLREALRGGDPAQTPAPTGFFIALEGGDGAGKSTQVEALAEWIRAKGHEVVVTREPGATAIGKRLRSIILDVSTSGLSDRAEALMFAADRAEHVNSVIRPALERGAVVITDRYIDSSVAYQGAGRNLAPTEIARISRWATDGLVPHLTVLLDISPETARERFTEAPDRLESEPAAFHQRVRAGFLTLAAADPARYLVVDAGQEPEAVTTVVRHRLDQVLPLSEAELQAQVEARKAAEEEARRKAEEEAARKAEEERLERERQEQLAKLRAEEEERKRREAEEARAREEARQAEEARKRAEEARLAAEAEQARREAEERARQAEQERLRKQHEEEARLRKEAEERRLEKQRKAEAALVRAEEARKAATEAAAAAEAKAAAEAAEAAEAADAPTAETYVADLRKRLGGTDDESSASPSSSSPSASGSDSERTEESLPQPGAPGDGASRAADETAVLPPVRDPQDPWHGLDTGADPEATAVLPPVPGNRATGDGRSGDPADRVPPWMFRKETPDAAAGRNGAAPGQPSAPAESRVERTRELPQIDPETGHPVETPQRSRPRPDWAEETPLDDLPTLADELLGTRDEDADDGRGGNRRRGGGRRG; this is encoded by the coding sequence ATGACGCGTGCCGAGCAGCCAACGGTCGTGACCCCCACATCAGGCGCCCTAGCGGCGGATTCCCGCGAGCGCGCCGTGCGAGCCCTGCTCCGCTTCCCCCCAATGAAGCGACTGTGGAGCGCCCAATTTGTCGGGGGTATCGGCGATGCCCTGTCCATGCTTGTCCTCGTACTGCTCGCCCTGCAGGCGGCGCTGTACATCCCCGTGGGCGGCGAGGCCGTCTTCGGGGGCGGCTATCGGGGAGCCGCCCTCGCGGTCACGATGGTCTTCGCGGCCCGGATGCTGGCGATGCTGGTCTTCGGAGCCGTCCTGCTGGGCCCGCTGTCCGCGCTGACGGCGCCCAGCGGTCCGCTGGACCGGCGCTGGACGATGATCGGCGCGGATGTGCTGCGGCTCGCGCTGCTGGTCATCGCCCCCCTCTGGATCGACTGGACGCCGGACAACGCACTGGCCTGGCTGCTGGTCACGGTCTTCGTCACCGGTGTCGCCGAACGTTTCTGGACCGTCGCACGGGAGAGCGCCGCCCCCGGCCTGCTGCCCGCCCCGCCCGCCGAGGGCGCCGCGGTCCGCCCGCTGCCCGACAACATGGACGCCCTGCGCCGCCTCTCGCTGCGCACCACCTTCGTCTCGCTGCCGATCGCGGCCGCCGCACTGGTGGTCGTCACGCTCGTCAGCAAGCTGCTGGGCACCGGCATCGAGTGGTTCCATCTCCACCAGGCCGCGCTCGGCTCGTATGTCGCCGCCGGGCTCTTCGCCGCCTCCGTGTCGCTCCTCTACTTCATCGAGCTCCCCGGTGTGCCGACGCCGCGGCCGCGCTCCCCACTGGAGGGGCTGCGCCGCCCCAAGGCCGCAGGAGCGAAATCCGGACAGCAGGCCCAGGGCGAGAAGGCGGAGAACGGCGCGGCCCGGCAGGCCCCCGACAAGGGCCGTACGGGCGCGATCCCGCTGCTGGTGACGGCCTGCGCCGCGGTGGCGGCAGCGCTCGCCGCGGCCGTCTCGCTCGCCGTCCTGCACGGCTACGACCTGGCCGGCGGCCCGGCCACCTTCGCGCTGCTGGTGCTCGCGCTGACCGGCGGTACGGCCGTCGGCATCCGGGGCGCCCAGCGGGTGCTGCCCACGCTCCCCCGGCGCCGGCTGCTCGCCCTCGCGGTGGCCGCCACCGGCCTCGCGCTGCTGGCCATGGGCCTGGTCCCGGACCCGACGACGGTGCTGCTGCTCGGGCTGCTGGCCGGTGTCAGCGCCGGAATCGCCGCCCATACGGGACACGTCCTGCTGGACCAGGAGTCCGAGGAATCCCGCACCGCCCGTACGACCGAGCATCTGCACGCCGTCGTCCGGCTCGCCATCGCGCTGGCCGCCATCGTCGCGCCGCTGCTCGCGGCCGTCATCGGCCCGCACCACCTCGGCAGCGGCTCCTTCAACTTCTCGTACGGCGGCGCCGCCTACACCCTGATGCTGACCGGTGCGCTGCTGCTGCCGGTCGCCGCGCTGCTGCTCGGCAAGGTCGACGACCGGCAGGGCGTACCGCTGCGCAACGATCTGCGGGAGGCGCTGCGCGGCGGCGACCCGGCGCAGACGCCCGCCCCCACCGGCTTCTTCATCGCCCTGGAAGGCGGCGACGGCGCCGGGAAGTCCACCCAGGTCGAGGCGCTCGCGGAGTGGATCCGCGCGAAGGGCCACGAGGTCGTGGTGACCCGCGAGCCGGGGGCCACCGCCATCGGCAAGCGACTGCGCTCGATCATCCTCGATGTCTCGACGTCCGGGCTCTCGGACCGTGCCGAGGCGCTGATGTTCGCCGCCGACCGGGCCGAGCACGTCAACAGCGTCATCCGGCCGGCCCTGGAGCGCGGCGCGGTCGTCATCACCGACCGGTACATCGATTCCTCGGTCGCCTACCAGGGCGCCGGGCGCAATCTCGCCCCCACGGAGATCGCCCGGATCTCCCGTTGGGCCACCGACGGCCTGGTGCCCCATCTGACGGTGCTGCTCGACATCTCCCCGGAGACCGCGCGGGAACGCTTCACCGAGGCACCGGACCGGCTGGAGTCCGAGCCCGCCGCCTTCCACCAGCGGGTGCGGGCGGGCTTCCTCACACTGGCCGCCGCCGACCCCGCGCGCTATCTGGTCGTCGACGCCGGGCAGGAACCGGAAGCCGTCACCACCGTCGTACGGCACCGTCTCGACCAGGTGCTCCCGCTGTCCGAGGCCGAGCTCCAGGCGCAGGTCGAGGCCCGTAAGGCCGCCGAGGAAGAGGCCCGCCGCAAGGCCGAGGAGGAAGCGGCGCGCAAGGCGGAGGAGGAGCGCCTGGAGCGCGAGCGCCAGGAGCAGCTGGCCAAGCTGCGCGCCGAGGAGGAAGAGCGCAAGCGCCGCGAGGCCGAGGAGGCCAGGGCGCGCGAGGAGGCCCGGCAGGCCGAGGAGGCCCGTAAGCGCGCCGAGGAGGCCCGGCTGGCCGCGGAGGCGGAGCAGGCGCGCCGCGAGGCCGAGGAGCGGGCCCGCCAGGCCGAGCAGGAGCGGCTGCGCAAGCAGCACGAGGAAGAGGCGCGGCTGCGCAAGGAGGCCGAGGAGCGACGCCTGGAGAAGCAGCGCAAGGCCGAGGCGGCACTGGTGCGCGCCGAGGAGGCGCGGAAGGCGGCGACCGAGGCTGCCGCGGCGGCGGAGGCCAAGGCGGCTGCGGAAGCGGCCGAGGCGGCTGAGGCGGCCGACGCGCCCACGGCGGAGACCTACGTCGCGGATCTGCGGAAGCGGCTGGGGGGCACGGACGACGAGTCCTCGGCTTCCCCGTCGTCCTCGTCCCCGTCCGCTTCCGGCTCGGACAGCGAGCGGACCGAGGAGTCGCTGCCGCAGCCCGGAGCACCGGGCGACGGGGCCTCCCGTGCGGCGGACGAGACGGCGGTGCTGCCTCCGGTGCGGGACCCGCAGGACCCCTGGCACGGCCTGGACACCGGCGCGGACCCGGAGGCGACCGCCGTGCTGCCGCCCGTACCGGGCAACCGGGCAACCGGTGACGGACGGAGCGGTGACCCTGCCGACCGGGTGCCGCCGTGGATGTTCCGCAAGGAGACGCCCGACGCGGCGGCCGGGAGGAACGGCGCGGCGCCGGGACAGCCGTCCGCCCCCGCGGAGTCACGCGTCGAGCGCACTCGCGAACTCCCGCAGATCGACCCCGAGACGGGCCACCCCGTGGAAACCCCCCAGCGCAGCCGCCCCCGCCCCGACTGGGCGGAGGAGACCCCGCTGGACGATCTGCCCACGCTCGCCGACGAACTCCTGGGCACGCGGGACGAGGACGCGGACGACGGCAGGGGCGGGAACCGGCGTCGCGGCGGCGGACGGCGCGGCTAG
- the topA gene encoding type I DNA topoisomerase has translation MSPTSETTDGGRRRLVIVESPAKAKTIKGYLGPGYVVEASVGHIRDLPNGAAEVPAKYKGEPWARLGVNVDAEFQPIYVVNSDKKDQVKKLKELLAESDELYLATDEDREGEAIAWHLQEILKPKVPVHRMVFHEITKDAIREAVANPRDLNQKLVDAQETRRILDRLYGYEVSPVLWKKVMPRLSAGRVQSVATRLVVERERERIAFRSAEYWDLTGTFATGRAGDASDPSTLTARLNTVDGRRIAQGRDFGSNGQLKNDVLHLDEANARALAAALENTDFAVRSVESKPYRRSPYAPFRTTTLQQEASRKLGFGAKSTMQVAQKLYENGFITYMRTDSTTLSDTAVAAARAQVTHLYGANYLPDKPRTYAGKVKNAQEAHEAIRPSGDRFRTPAETGLTGDQFKLYELIWKRTVASQMKDATGNSITVKIGGRAADGRDAEFSASGKTITFHGFLKAYVEGADDPNAELDDRERRLPQVAEGDALAAREITADGHATKPPARYTEATLVKELEEREIGRPSTYASIIGTILDRGYVFKKGTALVPSFLSFAVVNLLEKHFGRLVDYSFTAKMEDDLDRIARGEAQSVPWLRRFYFGEGHGEGGAADAGNGDGDHLGGLKELVTDLGAIDAREISSFPVSDDIKLRVGRYGPYVERGEKDAEGHQRADVPDDLAPDELTVEYAEELLAKPSGDFELGMDPESGRQIVAKDGRYGPYVTEILPEGTPKTGKNAVKPRTASLFKSMSLDTVTLADALKLMSLPRVVGKDPEGVEITAQNGRYGPYLKKGTDSRSLETEEQLFTITVDEALAIYAQPKQRGRAAAKPPLKELGTDPVSGKPVVVKDGRFGAYVTDGETNATLRRDDDVETVTAERGYELLAEKRAKGPAKKTAKKAAKKAPAKKTAAKKTAAKKTAAKKTAAKKTTTAKKTTANKATAKTAAAKKTAASAED, from the coding sequence TTGTCCCCGACCAGCGAGACCACAGACGGCGGCCGCCGCCGACTCGTCATCGTCGAGTCGCCTGCCAAGGCGAAGACGATCAAGGGCTACCTCGGCCCTGGCTACGTGGTCGAGGCCAGCGTCGGACACATCCGCGACCTGCCGAACGGCGCCGCAGAGGTCCCGGCGAAGTACAAGGGCGAGCCCTGGGCCCGGCTCGGCGTGAATGTCGACGCCGAATTCCAGCCGATCTACGTCGTCAACAGTGACAAGAAGGACCAGGTCAAGAAGCTCAAGGAGCTGCTGGCCGAGTCCGACGAGCTCTATCTCGCCACAGATGAGGACCGGGAGGGCGAGGCCATCGCCTGGCACCTCCAGGAGATCCTCAAGCCCAAGGTCCCCGTCCACCGGATGGTCTTCCACGAGATCACCAAGGACGCGATCCGTGAGGCCGTCGCCAATCCGCGCGATCTGAACCAGAAGCTGGTCGACGCCCAGGAGACCCGCCGCATCCTCGACCGCCTCTACGGCTACGAGGTCTCGCCGGTCCTGTGGAAGAAGGTCATGCCCCGGCTGTCGGCCGGCCGGGTGCAGTCCGTCGCGACCCGTCTCGTCGTCGAGCGGGAGCGCGAGCGCATCGCCTTCCGCTCCGCCGAGTACTGGGACCTGACCGGCACCTTTGCCACGGGGCGCGCGGGTGACGCCAGCGATCCCTCGACGCTGACCGCGCGGCTGAACACCGTCGACGGCCGCCGTATCGCCCAGGGCCGGGACTTCGGCTCCAACGGGCAGCTCAAGAACGACGTCCTCCATCTGGACGAGGCGAACGCCCGCGCGCTCGCCGCCGCCCTGGAAAACACCGACTTCGCGGTGCGCTCGGTGGAGTCCAAGCCCTACCGGCGCTCCCCGTACGCCCCGTTCCGTACGACCACCCTCCAGCAGGAGGCCAGCCGCAAGCTCGGCTTCGGCGCCAAGTCCACGATGCAGGTGGCACAGAAGCTGTACGAGAACGGCTTCATCACCTATATGCGTACGGACTCCACCACGCTCTCGGACACCGCGGTCGCCGCGGCGCGGGCCCAGGTGACGCATCTGTACGGCGCGAACTACCTGCCGGACAAGCCGCGCACCTACGCCGGCAAGGTCAAGAACGCCCAGGAGGCGCACGAGGCGATCCGCCCGTCCGGTGACCGCTTCCGCACCCCGGCAGAGACGGGGCTGACCGGCGACCAGTTCAAGCTCTACGAGCTGATCTGGAAGCGGACCGTCGCCTCCCAGATGAAGGACGCGACCGGTAACTCCATCACGGTCAAGATCGGTGGCCGGGCCGCCGACGGCCGGGACGCCGAGTTCAGCGCGTCCGGCAAGACCATCACCTTCCACGGCTTCCTGAAGGCCTATGTGGAGGGCGCCGACGACCCCAACGCCGAGCTCGACGACCGCGAGCGCCGGCTGCCGCAGGTCGCCGAGGGCGATGCGCTGGCCGCGCGGGAGATCACCGCCGACGGGCACGCCACCAAGCCGCCCGCCCGCTACACCGAGGCCACGCTGGTCAAGGAGCTGGAAGAGCGCGAGATCGGCCGCCCGTCGACCTACGCGTCGATCATCGGCACGATCCTCGACCGCGGCTATGTCTTCAAGAAGGGCACCGCGCTCGTCCCCTCCTTCCTGTCGTTCGCGGTGGTCAACCTCCTGGAGAAGCACTTCGGCCGGCTGGTCGACTACAGCTTCACCGCCAAGATGGAGGACGACCTCGACCGCATCGCCCGTGGTGAGGCCCAGTCCGTGCCGTGGCTGCGGCGCTTCTACTTCGGCGAGGGCCATGGCGAGGGCGGTGCCGCGGACGCCGGGAACGGCGACGGCGACCACCTCGGCGGGCTCAAGGAACTGGTCACCGACCTCGGCGCGATCGACGCCCGGGAGATCTCGTCCTTCCCGGTCAGCGACGACATCAAGCTGCGGGTCGGCCGCTACGGCCCGTATGTGGAGCGCGGCGAGAAGGACGCCGAGGGCCACCAGCGCGCCGACGTCCCCGATGACCTGGCGCCCGACGAGCTGACCGTGGAGTACGCGGAGGAGCTGCTGGCCAAGCCGAGCGGCGACTTCGAGCTGGGTATGGACCCGGAGTCCGGTCGCCAGATCGTCGCCAAGGACGGCCGCTACGGCCCGTACGTCACCGAGATCCTGCCCGAGGGCACCCCGAAGACCGGCAAGAACGCGGTCAAGCCGCGCACCGCCTCGCTCTTCAAGTCGATGTCCCTGGACACCGTGACACTGGCGGACGCGCTCAAGCTGATGTCGCTGCCGCGCGTCGTCGGCAAGGACCCCGAGGGCGTGGAGATCACCGCGCAGAACGGCCGCTACGGCCCGTATCTGAAGAAGGGCACCGACTCGCGCTCCCTGGAGACCGAGGAGCAGCTCTTCACGATCACCGTCGACGAGGCGCTGGCGATCTACGCCCAGCCCAAGCAGCGCGGGCGGGCCGCCGCCAAGCCGCCGCTGAAGGAGCTGGGTACGGACCCGGTGAGCGGTAAGCCGGTGGTGGTCAAGGACGGCCGGTTCGGTGCGTATGTCACCGACGGCGAGACCAATGCGACGCTGCGGCGGGACGACGACGTCGAGACGGTCACCGCCGAGCGGGGCTACGAGCTGCTGGCGGAGAAGCGCGCCAAGGGGCCGGCGAAGAAGACCGCCAAGAAGGCGGCCAAGAAGGCACCGGCCAAGAAGACGGCAGCGAAGAAGACCGCTGCCAAGAAGACGGCCGCCAAGAAGACCGCGGCGAAGAAGACGACCACGGCGAAGAAGACGACCGCCAACAAGGCCACCGCGAAGACCGCGGCGGCAAAGAAGACGGCGGCCTCGGCCGAGGACTGA
- a CDS encoding DUF2752 domain-containing protein, whose protein sequence is MSTGESWGPAEPAGPTGASVRTRTLRRASLVLGVGAAAAVYLWHTDPHQPGQLLIPCPFKWTTGLLCPLCGGTRMAYDLMHGEVVTAFHDNALLLTLGGPAVAYAVGRWLVTGLRGREYRPRLSGRGNAVVLGIAAVWMLARNLVG, encoded by the coding sequence GTGAGCACCGGGGAATCCTGGGGTCCCGCCGAGCCCGCGGGACCCACGGGGGCATCGGTCCGGACGCGCACCCTCCGCCGGGCATCCCTCGTGCTCGGCGTCGGTGCCGCGGCCGCCGTCTACCTCTGGCACACCGATCCGCACCAACCGGGGCAGCTGCTGATCCCGTGCCCCTTCAAATGGACCACCGGGCTGCTGTGCCCGCTGTGCGGCGGGACCCGGATGGCATACGACCTGATGCACGGCGAGGTCGTGACGGCCTTCCACGACAACGCCCTGCTGCTCACCCTGGGCGGCCCGGCCGTGGCGTACGCCGTCGGGCGCTGGCTGGTCACCGGCCTCCGCGGCCGGGAATACCGGCCGCGGCTGTCGGGCCGCGGCAATGCCGTGGTGCTCGGCATCGCCGCGGTGTGGATGCTCGCCCGCAACCTCGTCGGCTAG